In Paenibacillus ihbetae, the following are encoded in one genomic region:
- a CDS encoding extracellular solute-binding protein, with translation MAKWYFRKWFGKPALAVLLAAGLLAGCGSPGGSGTEAGGQGSEGGSDVTKVKVFKSHMGVGTIPGPDNPHVQYVAERTGVQYELVTTPPGSEPTEFLNLMIASDDLPDILRPIGGIEQTLIRQGGALALDDLLPQYAPNVWKNIPQEAWDVVRSASPDGKIYYVPKVFLVPERAPMIRQDWLDKVGLPMPTTTEEYKQVLAAFLEQDPNGNGVKDELPTSGREFGKWMDHLFAMYGVAMWEGNPEWDVYDGKIQYAGVTDNMKAAIGFIRELYAEKLLDNETFLNKGDVWTAKINNNLVGSWYHLPANLRDRFTAIQQKAPDAYVVGMPLPKAEGYEGYVTQKSMGEPEWIIPTKAEANAPAALKLLDFFYDRSNDEFIRFGIEGLQHEVVDGKKVLLPPEDSRPLALGMRNLTTEEDMNIRIQETIPEDMQQMVKDIFEVSTADAKRIAGDGLPSTVYEGYPDIQSHKLFQEYLTKIVIGEWPLEKFDEFVDRWYTSGGEEVTKRVEEWYSRM, from the coding sequence ATGGCGAAATGGTATTTCCGCAAATGGTTCGGGAAGCCGGCGCTCGCGGTCTTGCTGGCGGCAGGACTGCTGGCAGGCTGCGGCAGCCCGGGAGGCTCCGGAACCGAAGCAGGCGGCCAGGGCAGCGAAGGGGGAAGCGACGTTACGAAGGTCAAGGTGTTCAAAAGCCACATGGGAGTAGGCACGATTCCGGGCCCGGACAATCCGCATGTCCAGTACGTGGCCGAGCGCACCGGGGTCCAATATGAGCTGGTCACGACCCCGCCGGGCTCGGAGCCGACGGAATTTTTAAATCTGATGATCGCCTCCGATGATCTTCCGGATATTTTAAGGCCGATTGGCGGCATCGAGCAGACGTTGATCCGGCAAGGCGGCGCGCTTGCGCTGGACGATCTGCTGCCGCAGTATGCGCCGAACGTGTGGAAGAACATTCCGCAGGAGGCGTGGGATGTCGTACGATCGGCTTCGCCGGACGGAAAAATCTACTATGTGCCGAAGGTGTTTCTCGTGCCTGAGCGTGCACCGATGATCCGCCAGGATTGGCTCGACAAGGTCGGCTTGCCGATGCCGACCACCACGGAGGAATACAAGCAGGTGCTGGCCGCGTTCCTGGAACAGGACCCGAACGGCAACGGCGTAAAGGATGAGCTGCCGACGTCTGGCCGGGAATTCGGCAAATGGATGGACCATTTGTTCGCGATGTACGGCGTAGCGATGTGGGAGGGAAATCCGGAGTGGGATGTGTATGACGGGAAGATCCAGTATGCCGGCGTCACGGACAACATGAAGGCGGCGATCGGGTTCATCCGCGAGCTGTATGCCGAGAAGCTGCTTGATAACGAAACGTTCCTGAACAAGGGCGATGTATGGACTGCCAAAATTAACAACAACCTCGTCGGCAGCTGGTACCATCTTCCGGCGAACCTGCGCGACCGCTTTACGGCGATTCAGCAGAAAGCCCCGGATGCGTATGTCGTCGGCATGCCGCTTCCGAAAGCGGAGGGCTATGAGGGATATGTCACGCAAAAAAGCATGGGCGAGCCCGAATGGATCATTCCGACTAAAGCCGAAGCCAACGCGCCTGCAGCCCTGAAGCTGCTGGATTTCTTCTATGACCGTTCCAACGACGAGTTTATCCGGTTCGGCATCGAGGGACTGCAGCATGAAGTCGTGGACGGCAAGAAAGTGCTGCTCCCTCCAGAGGACAGCCGGCCGCTCGCCCTCGGCATGCGCAACCTGACGACCGAGGAGGACATGAACATCCGGATTCAGGAGACGATCCCGGAAGACATGCAGCAGATGGTGAAGGACATTTTCGAGGTAAGCACCGCGGACGCCAAGCGGATTGCCGGCGACGGGCTGCCGAGCACCGTGTACGAGGGATATCCCGATATTCAATCCCATAAGCTGTTCCAGGAATACTTGACCAAGATTGTCATCGGCGAGTGGCCGCTGGAGAAGTTCGATGAATTCGTGGATCGTTGGTATACGTCCGGAGGGGAAGAAGTCACCAAGCGGGTTGAGGAATGGTATTCGAGGATGTGA
- a CDS encoding Gfo/Idh/MocA family protein, giving the protein MKKKYAICGVSGRALGMFAKPILTTYAPRSELVALLDTDPERFELFRTRFPEHPAIAVYGEEEFERMIEETKPDVVIVAGRDDTHARYIVAALEHDLDVITEKPMVTTGADARRVLEAERASKGSVTVTFNYRYAPVHDKIKEMVWEGRLGRITSVDLNWYLDTYHGASYFKRWNRRRELSGGLSIHKSTHHFDLVGWWINQRPVEAFAYGALHYYGSEGELNPERVDGRHCGTCTAASRCAYYTRWNARHVKDDHLGLLAAEGRQFPYTGYRPDQCIFDSEIDIEDTYAAAIRYNGGALLSYSVNFSLPYEGYRLAINGTKGRLETTEYHAPSRTPFPTPVQTIDYFPLFGSKETIHVVHREGGHGGGDPLLLNDLFLGEDRSRPYSVLSGAADGAYSVATGEAVWRSAKEGKPVAIQDVLAGWKGELTKA; this is encoded by the coding sequence ATGAAGAAGAAATATGCGATATGCGGTGTCAGCGGACGGGCGCTTGGGATGTTTGCCAAGCCGATCTTGACGACGTATGCCCCGCGGAGCGAGCTGGTGGCGCTGCTCGACACAGACCCGGAGCGTTTTGAGCTGTTCCGCACACGTTTTCCGGAGCATCCGGCCATCGCCGTTTACGGCGAAGAGGAGTTCGAACGCATGATCGAGGAGACGAAGCCGGACGTCGTGATTGTAGCGGGACGGGATGATACGCATGCGCGTTATATCGTCGCCGCGCTGGAGCACGATCTGGATGTCATCACGGAGAAACCGATGGTCACGACCGGGGCGGACGCCCGGCGGGTGCTGGAAGCGGAAAGGGCAAGCAAAGGCAGCGTAACCGTCACGTTCAACTATCGTTATGCTCCCGTTCACGACAAGATCAAGGAAATGGTATGGGAGGGCCGGCTTGGCCGCATTACTTCCGTGGATTTGAACTGGTACCTGGATACGTATCATGGAGCAAGCTATTTCAAAAGATGGAACCGCCGGCGCGAGCTTTCCGGCGGCCTCTCCATCCACAAGAGCACCCATCATTTCGACCTCGTCGGCTGGTGGATCAATCAGCGGCCGGTCGAAGCCTTCGCTTACGGGGCCCTTCATTATTACGGATCCGAAGGCGAGCTTAACCCGGAGCGGGTGGACGGCCGCCATTGCGGCACCTGCACGGCAGCAAGCCGCTGTGCCTACTACACGCGCTGGAATGCGCGCCATGTGAAGGATGATCACCTCGGTCTCCTTGCGGCGGAAGGGCGGCAATTTCCGTACACGGGTTACCGCCCGGACCAGTGCATCTTTGACTCCGAGATTGACATCGAGGATACGTATGCGGCCGCTATCCGATACAACGGGGGCGCGCTGCTCAGTTATTCCGTCAACTTCTCGCTGCCGTACGAAGGCTACCGTCTGGCGATAAACGGCACGAAGGGCCGCCTGGAGACGACCGAATACCATGCTCCGTCCAGGACCCCGTTTCCGACTCCGGTCCAGACCATCGACTATTTCCCGTTGTTCGGCTCCAAAGAAACGATCCATGTGGTGCATCGGGAAGGCGGGCATGGAGGAGGCGATCCGCTGCTTTTGAACGATCTGTTCCTGGGTGAGGACCGATCCAGGCCCTATTCCGTCTTATCGGGGGCAGCGGACGGCGCGTATTCGGTTGCAACAGGGGAAGCGGTGTGGCGCTCGGCCAAGGAAGGGAAGCCGGTGGCGATCCAGGACGTGCTTGCAGGTTGGAAAGGAGAGCTGACAAAAGCATGA
- a CDS encoding oligogalacturonate lyase family protein: MAKGTVWKPERRQYRDRLTGVEVAQLTDYKAHSHHLYFTENGWYDGGRRLLFVSDRENSANLYSMEVESGEMLQLTDYPDNDELDACLLPDGTAAFVRVGRSVRRLDLATLEEVELYEAPQGYTIGNLSCPAGGRSVVTCIQEDLSDRIKLDLGNGYVGHRELMQAQPDSRIIRLDAEGRTQPETLYEDHNFITHINASPVEPWLMTFCHEGPWHEVDHRIWGLDLRSGEVWKIRERLEPGEKVGHEFFYPDGVTIGYHGFRVDGTNFFGSIRYDNTAMEETEFGFDTWHAYADGLGQAVVDGKGAVRTLSVWRKDAGGIYQGPSMLCELRCSFHSQKVHAHPRFDPEGKRLLFTSDKNGYANLYLVDMPDQFDMLPPFSV; this comes from the coding sequence ATGGCAAAAGGAACGGTATGGAAACCGGAACGGAGGCAATACCGGGACCGGTTGACGGGAGTTGAGGTCGCGCAGCTGACCGACTACAAGGCACACAGCCACCATTTGTATTTTACGGAAAACGGATGGTATGACGGGGGACGGCGGCTGCTGTTCGTATCGGACCGCGAAAACAGCGCCAACCTGTACAGCATGGAGGTGGAGAGCGGCGAGATGCTGCAGTTGACCGATTATCCGGATAATGATGAGCTCGATGCCTGTCTGCTGCCGGATGGGACCGCGGCATTCGTCCGGGTGGGCCGAAGCGTACGCCGGCTCGATCTTGCAACGCTGGAGGAAGTGGAGCTATATGAGGCGCCTCAGGGCTACACGATCGGCAATTTAAGCTGCCCGGCCGGCGGCCGGTCGGTGGTTACGTGCATCCAGGAAGATCTGTCGGACCGGATCAAGCTTGATCTGGGCAATGGCTACGTCGGCCACCGCGAGTTGATGCAGGCTCAGCCCGACAGCCGGATCATCCGGCTGGATGCGGAAGGGAGGACGCAGCCGGAGACACTGTATGAAGACCATAACTTCATCACCCATATCAACGCTTCGCCGGTGGAGCCGTGGCTGATGACGTTCTGCCACGAAGGCCCCTGGCATGAGGTGGACCATCGCATATGGGGGCTGGATCTGCGGAGCGGAGAGGTTTGGAAAATCCGGGAGCGCCTCGAGCCGGGAGAGAAAGTAGGCCATGAGTTCTTTTATCCCGACGGCGTAACGATCGGGTATCACGGCTTTCGCGTAGACGGCACGAATTTTTTCGGCAGCATCCGGTATGACAATACGGCGATGGAGGAGACGGAATTCGGCTTTGATACGTGGCATGCGTATGCCGATGGCCTCGGGCAGGCCGTCGTCGACGGCAAGGGGGCGGTCCGCACGCTCTCGGTGTGGCGCAAGGACGCCGGCGGGATATATCAGGGGCCGAGCATGCTGTGCGAGCTGCGGTGCAGCTTTCACTCCCAGAAGGTGCATGCGCATCCGCGCTTTGATCCGGAGGGCAAACGGCTGCTGTTCACAAGCGACAAAAACGGCTACGCCAACCTGTATTTGGTTGACATGCCCGATCAGTTCGATATGCTGCCCCCGTTCTCGGTCTGA
- a CDS encoding glycoside hydrolase family 65, translating into MEMERKQIVERHHPEFDRLNPLSPLSVGNGEFAFTADITGLQTFPEQYEVPLGTQSNWGWHFTGGRRRFDWKDAALQPFDTHGRKVGYPMKPGDREEAYQWLRQNPHRLHLGRLAFRFLDESGEELDYGHAGGFRQKLDLWTGVLSSRFTVRGVPVDVTTVCHPDADLLGVKVVSPLVGKGQLQVFIRFPAPDMTHTSWSKSVQLDWANDHRHETVLLRQEDGAAWIERTMDEDRYAVRWQWSGGRLEQTGQHEFTLHPEGTGETHVDELAFSVGFAPSTPAAAEVEDITAASARHWEAFWQSGGAISFEGSSDPRAFELERRVVLSQWLCAVHSGGSMPPQETGLMYNSWFGKAHLEMHWWHAAHFALWGRASILRRSMGWYDRILPVARELARMQGYEGARWPKMVGFDGYPCPSPVAPGLIWQQPHPIAMAELCYKAEPTTATLRRLRDIVFESADFMVSYAHWNEETGAFDLGPPLIPAQECHPMDGSVNPPYELEYWRYGLHIAVKWAGRMGIRPNPRWAEVAGRMASPPQKDGVYLAHALAPDTFTAKNHDHPSMLCALGVLPGRLIDRETMRRTLKKVKDVWQWETAWGWDFPVCAMTAARLGERDLAVDFLLMDEVKNTYLPNGHNYQRPGLSAYLPGNGGLLAAVAMMACGWEGQEDPGAPGFPSSGWNVQWEGLKPWL; encoded by the coding sequence ATGGAGATGGAGAGAAAGCAGATTGTAGAACGACATCATCCGGAGTTCGACAGGCTGAATCCATTATCGCCGCTGTCGGTCGGCAATGGGGAATTCGCGTTTACCGCGGATATTACCGGGCTGCAGACGTTTCCCGAGCAATACGAGGTGCCGCTCGGGACCCAATCGAACTGGGGCTGGCACTTTACGGGGGGACGCCGCCGATTCGATTGGAAGGATGCCGCGCTTCAACCGTTTGACACGCATGGCCGCAAGGTCGGTTATCCGATGAAGCCCGGGGATCGGGAGGAGGCGTATCAATGGCTGAGGCAAAATCCCCATCGCCTTCATCTCGGCCGCCTGGCCTTCCGATTTTTGGATGAGTCGGGAGAGGAGCTTGATTACGGTCATGCGGGCGGATTTCGGCAAAAGCTCGACCTCTGGACCGGGGTCCTGTCTAGCCGCTTTACCGTTCGCGGGGTGCCTGTCGACGTGACGACGGTTTGCCATCCTGATGCGGATTTGCTGGGCGTGAAAGTCGTCTCGCCGCTTGTTGGCAAAGGGCAGCTGCAGGTATTTATCCGCTTTCCCGCACCGGATATGACGCACACCTCCTGGTCCAAGTCCGTGCAGCTCGACTGGGCGAATGACCATCGTCATGAAACGGTTCTGCTCCGGCAGGAGGATGGGGCGGCCTGGATCGAACGAACGATGGATGAGGACCGCTATGCCGTCCGGTGGCAGTGGAGCGGGGGGCGGCTCGAGCAGACGGGTCAGCATGAGTTTACGCTGCATCCGGAAGGAACGGGCGAAACGCATGTTGACGAGCTGGCGTTCTCCGTCGGATTTGCTCCGAGTACGCCCGCTGCCGCCGAGGTGGAAGACATAACGGCAGCCAGCGCCCGTCACTGGGAAGCCTTCTGGCAGAGCGGGGGGGCGATCAGCTTCGAGGGCAGCTCCGATCCGCGGGCCTTTGAGCTGGAGCGGCGGGTGGTCTTGTCGCAATGGCTGTGCGCCGTTCACAGCGGCGGCTCCATGCCGCCGCAGGAAACCGGCCTTATGTACAACAGCTGGTTCGGCAAAGCGCATCTGGAGATGCACTGGTGGCATGCGGCACATTTTGCGTTATGGGGCCGGGCTTCGATTCTGCGGCGCAGCATGGGCTGGTACGACCGCATCCTGCCGGTCGCCCGCGAGCTGGCCAGGATGCAAGGCTATGAGGGAGCCCGCTGGCCGAAGATGGTGGGCTTTGACGGCTATCCCTGTCCGTCGCCCGTCGCTCCCGGCCTGATCTGGCAGCAGCCGCATCCGATCGCGATGGCGGAGCTGTGCTATAAGGCGGAACCGACAACGGCGACACTGCGAAGACTCCGCGACATCGTGTTCGAATCGGCTGACTTTATGGTGTCCTATGCCCATTGGAATGAGGAGACCGGCGCTTTCGATCTCGGTCCGCCGCTCATTCCTGCGCAGGAATGCCACCCTATGGACGGCAGCGTCAACCCGCCGTATGAGCTGGAATATTGGAGATATGGCCTTCATATTGCGGTGAAGTGGGCCGGCCGCATGGGGATCCGGCCGAATCCGCGCTGGGCGGAGGTAGCAGGCAGGATGGCATCGCCGCCGCAGAAGGATGGCGTCTATTTGGCTCATGCGCTGGCCCCAGATACGTTTACGGCGAAGAATCATGATCATCCGTCCATGCTGTGTGCGCTGGGCGTGCTTCCGGGCAGGCTGATCGATCGGGAAACGATGCGCCGTACGCTGAAGAAGGTGAAGGACGTGTGGCAGTGGGAGACGGCATGGGGATGGGACTTTCCGGTATGTGCCATGACGGCGGCCAGGCTAGGCGAGCGCGATCTGGCTGTCGATTTTCTCTTGATGGACGAGGTGAAGAACACGTATTTGCCGAATGGGCACAATTATCAGCGTCCCGGCTTGTCCGCATACCTGCCGGGCAATGGCGGACTGCTTGCGGCGGTTGCCATGATGGCCTGCGGCTGGGAGGGGCAGGAGGACCCGGGCGCTCCCGGATTTCCGTCCAGCGGCTGGAATGTGCAGTGGGAAGGATTGAAGCCGTGGTTGTAG
- a CDS encoding AraC family transcriptional regulator, protein MFQTIGKWLKYSLAQTQARLVLILTVSVFLIILAVSLTSYYTSKSVLQEELSEPQHQMLQISMKFIDDSIRESDKIAVQVAVNEHVYHFLTSENQNSVSNISTLYRLLSTWINNSEYINSIYVYDIERGSFVSLPQGYSSSRLTFVDSEWTSIADEFGDDMMTIRKRHVPEGAGNKGSELTLFRKIMIQGKFRGIVAVNLRETELFAKLNPPALSQVDSMRYIVDQQGHVLYSVSNSEFKPDAVTQALNELKEDRFGDFVHEGQKLLVNQIESPLTGWKYVSIVSQDSLLAQSKKVRDTVLSVSVAALALGALTILYVNSAAFRPVRRLKQLFSAYEGKMSSPDRIDLEKLAGELLSNHAHLSQLVRETIPDAASKFLHDIHSGHMSGRREIREKWSRYFAEWTDAPVTVAVLSIDRYDSWSRRFPASDHSLLKFALANIIAELHEPKWRVACADFGADRMAILLQPQEAEGRPPMAEAIETVSRLLKFSVSAGMSMPQSDVCKLKQAMLEAENALTYRLYRGYGQLVPFQDVSAHEVTDKQAPEDGIRELLAAVESGEGEKAVALLERIAGNIRSRYWYPTEALAALQSLLERLQGLCPGGEGAEAESAGRLATMYIEDIEAELTGLINALSERYRRLIGSKDFILCQRMMEYMEQHLGEPIGIPEIADSIGISSSLASQLFKQETNETIYNYLTRLRMERAGELLIKTDRKISDIALMVGYQHENSFIRSFRKFKDITPGKYRDMMRTRMDALYE, encoded by the coding sequence ATGTTCCAAACGATCGGTAAGTGGCTCAAATATTCGCTGGCCCAGACGCAGGCCCGACTGGTGCTCATTTTGACCGTGTCCGTATTCTTGATCATTTTGGCCGTCAGCCTGACCTCCTATTACACCTCCAAATCGGTGCTGCAGGAGGAGCTGAGCGAGCCGCAGCATCAAATGCTGCAGATCAGCATGAAATTCATTGACGACTCGATCCGGGAAAGCGACAAAATCGCGGTCCAGGTCGCCGTGAACGAGCATGTTTACCATTTCCTGACGAGCGAGAACCAGAATTCGGTCTCCAATATTTCCACCTTGTACCGGCTCCTGTCCACCTGGATCAACAATTCGGAGTACATCAACAGCATATACGTTTATGACATCGAGCGGGGCAGCTTCGTTTCACTGCCCCAAGGCTACAGCTCCAGCAGGCTGACCTTCGTGGATTCCGAGTGGACCAGCATCGCGGACGAATTCGGTGACGACATGATGACGATCCGCAAGCGGCATGTTCCCGAGGGGGCGGGGAACAAGGGCTCTGAGCTGACGCTGTTCCGAAAGATCATGATTCAGGGCAAATTTCGAGGCATCGTAGCGGTGAATTTGCGGGAAACGGAGCTGTTTGCCAAGCTTAACCCGCCCGCGCTTTCGCAAGTGGACAGCATGCGGTATATCGTGGATCAGCAGGGTCATGTGCTGTACTCGGTCTCCAATTCGGAGTTTAAGCCGGATGCCGTGACCCAGGCGCTGAACGAGCTGAAGGAGGACCGCTTCGGCGATTTTGTTCATGAAGGGCAGAAGCTGCTGGTGAACCAGATCGAATCGCCGCTCACCGGCTGGAAATATGTATCCATCGTGTCGCAGGACAGTTTGCTGGCCCAGTCCAAGAAGGTGCGCGACACCGTGCTGTCGGTCTCGGTAGCTGCCCTGGCACTGGGAGCGCTTACGATCCTGTACGTGAACTCGGCTGCATTCCGGCCGGTGCGGCGGCTGAAGCAGTTGTTTAGCGCCTACGAAGGGAAGATGTCCAGCCCGGACCGCATCGATCTGGAGAAGCTTGCTGGAGAGCTGCTGAGCAACCATGCCCATCTGTCCCAATTGGTTCGGGAGACGATCCCGGATGCGGCGTCCAAATTTTTGCACGATATCCACTCGGGGCATATGAGCGGACGGCGTGAGATCCGGGAGAAGTGGTCCCGTTATTTTGCCGAATGGACCGATGCTCCGGTGACGGTAGCCGTGCTGTCGATTGACCGTTACGACTCGTGGTCGCGCCGGTTCCCGGCAAGCGATCATTCCTTGCTTAAGTTCGCCTTGGCCAATATCATAGCCGAGCTGCATGAGCCGAAATGGAGGGTCGCCTGCGCCGATTTCGGGGCAGACCGAATGGCGATTCTCCTTCAGCCTCAGGAGGCCGAAGGACGTCCGCCAATGGCTGAGGCGATCGAAACGGTGTCCCGGCTGCTGAAGTTCAGCGTATCTGCGGGCATGAGCATGCCGCAAAGCGATGTCTGTAAATTGAAGCAGGCCATGCTGGAGGCGGAGAATGCGTTAACCTACCGTTTATACAGAGGCTATGGCCAGCTCGTGCCGTTCCAGGACGTATCCGCCCATGAGGTAACCGACAAGCAAGCGCCGGAAGACGGAATACGGGAATTGCTGGCCGCCGTGGAGAGCGGGGAAGGGGAAAAAGCGGTGGCCCTGCTGGAGCGTATTGCCGGCAATATCCGCAGTCGATATTGGTATCCGACGGAAGCGCTTGCCGCGCTGCAGTCTTTATTGGAACGCTTGCAGGGACTCTGCCCGGGCGGGGAAGGAGCCGAGGCAGAATCGGCCGGCCGGCTCGCCACGATGTATATCGAGGACATCGAAGCGGAGCTGACGGGCCTGATTAACGCATTGTCCGAACGCTACCGACGCTTGATCGGAAGCAAGGATTTTATCCTGTGCCAGCGGATGATGGAATACATGGAGCAGCATCTCGGAGAGCCGATCGGCATTCCGGAAATCGCCGACTCCATCGGCATCAGCAGCAGCTTGGCCAGCCAGCTGTTCAAGCAGGAGACCAATGAAACGATTTACAACTACTTAACCCGGCTGCGGATGGAACGCGCCGGGGAGCTGCTGATCAAGACCGACCGGAAAATATCCGATATCGCCCTGATGGTTGGTTATCAGCACGAGAACAGCTTCATCCGGAGCTTCCGCAAATTCAAGGATATCACCCCGGGAAAGTACCGGGATATGATGAGAACCCGAATGGACGCCTTATACGAATAA
- a CDS encoding glycoside hydrolase family 88/105 protein, protein MSKQDSSEYFDPAEGLAYQTEGSSIEHALTVIAQRYVGDHPPHPPVYRVSRSGPIRKRGDHAYVFPIGDMFPEMTEDQVVYAWGKLWVREGHTFPFLIQSDGPVRLYHNGRKRFGSAQGEAADPDTPVRIGIELTEGWNHFVLEFRPGPGGAGGVFGTSNRKNKPYCFLAPSTEREGEEGWIVTRPLSRSLPVIPGIVKSEALTGTDWLPARAEHGERVDAGSPKGPMSVMYGDKPGYAAYAWAAVINRSLAPAKVLVSGTAYGPVRFEWNGREAGFYPEAGSFRFTLDAPAGRGELTARCECGPDGWGFRIDEVSPSGMLCAPRKVHGLKGEWLYLGPFRADAELEISEYFGMDTLAQPGGEKLFWTGGESGACIRPFLENELFGRWNYPLGVTLYGLLETSRTLHRPDLEHYVLRHVEFATSHYEYALWDRERFGAAGLNNQLSDIDSLDDCGSFGALAILADRLRSLKGARRAADDIARYIMTVQSRLPDGALYREVGVSRSMDLTMWCDDMYMSVPFLCRYAELTGDSRYLDEAAKQLLLYKSYLYMPDLQLMSHVYDVRRGLPSRTVWGRGNGWVFFSLAELLAVLPTGHPDYERLLQFYRELAEGYRRVQGVNGLWHQVLTDPESYEEASCTAMFIYGMARGVRRGWLRSTQLYAQAAVSGWEGLTARAIDGKGNVFGVCKGSSWSTSHSYYKHDLSWNVNDTHGIGIVLLAGVELLQLMRHTARELEDDPQLKTSAAPGAHGT, encoded by the coding sequence ATGAGCAAACAGGATAGCAGCGAATATTTCGATCCGGCGGAGGGCTTGGCCTACCAGACGGAGGGAAGCTCGATTGAGCATGCTCTTACGGTCATCGCCCAGCGTTATGTAGGCGATCATCCTCCTCACCCTCCGGTGTACCGGGTTAGCCGCAGCGGGCCGATTCGCAAGCGGGGGGATCACGCTTACGTATTTCCGATCGGGGACATGTTTCCGGAGATGACGGAAGACCAGGTGGTTTATGCCTGGGGGAAGCTGTGGGTCCGGGAAGGGCACACCTTTCCCTTCCTGATCCAGAGCGACGGACCGGTACGGCTGTATCATAACGGGAGAAAGCGGTTCGGCTCCGCGCAGGGAGAGGCGGCGGATCCGGACACGCCGGTCAGAATCGGGATCGAGCTCACCGAAGGGTGGAACCACTTCGTCCTGGAATTCCGCCCTGGACCCGGGGGAGCCGGAGGTGTATTCGGTACGAGCAACCGTAAGAACAAACCGTATTGCTTTCTGGCTCCGTCAACGGAGAGGGAGGGGGAGGAGGGCTGGATCGTGACAAGGCCGCTCTCCCGCTCGCTTCCGGTCATCCCCGGTATCGTGAAGAGCGAGGCGCTCACGGGAACGGACTGGCTCCCAGCACGAGCGGAGCATGGTGAGAGAGTCGACGCTGGCAGCCCGAAAGGCCCCATGTCCGTCATGTATGGCGACAAGCCGGGATATGCCGCATATGCCTGGGCGGCTGTCATTAACCGCAGCTTGGCCCCGGCGAAGGTCCTGGTGTCCGGAACCGCCTACGGACCGGTGCGGTTTGAATGGAACGGCCGGGAAGCCGGCTTTTATCCCGAGGCGGGAAGCTTCCGCTTCACGCTCGATGCCCCCGCAGGACGCGGAGAGCTGACGGCCCGGTGCGAATGCGGCCCGGACGGATGGGGATTTCGCATCGATGAGGTTTCCCCCTCCGGGATGCTGTGCGCGCCCCGCAAGGTGCACGGCCTCAAGGGAGAATGGCTGTATCTCGGTCCATTCCGTGCGGATGCGGAGCTTGAAATATCCGAGTATTTTGGCATGGATACCCTCGCTCAGCCGGGCGGGGAGAAGCTGTTCTGGACGGGAGGCGAATCGGGTGCATGCATTCGGCCGTTTCTGGAGAACGAGCTGTTTGGCCGATGGAATTATCCGCTGGGCGTAACGCTTTACGGCCTGCTTGAAACGAGCAGAACGCTGCATCGCCCTGATCTTGAGCATTACGTTCTGCGGCATGTCGAGTTCGCTACCTCCCATTACGAGTACGCGTTATGGGATCGGGAACGGTTCGGCGCAGCCGGGCTGAACAATCAGCTGTCCGATATCGACAGTCTGGATGATTGCGGCTCCTTCGGCGCGCTCGCCATCCTCGCTGACCGCCTTCGGTCGCTGAAAGGGGCTCGCCGGGCCGCTGACGATATCGCCCGGTATATCATGACCGTTCAATCCCGGCTGCCGGACGGCGCCCTCTACCGGGAGGTCGGCGTTTCCCGCAGCATGGACCTGACGATGTGGTGCGACGATATGTATATGAGCGTGCCGTTTCTATGCCGGTATGCGGAGCTGACCGGCGACTCCCGCTATTTGGACGAAGCGGCAAAGCAGCTGCTGCTGTATAAGTCTTACTTGTATATGCCGGATTTGCAGCTGATGTCGCATGTCTATGACGTTCGGCGGGGCCTGCCTTCCCGTACGGTATGGGGGAGGGGCAACGGGTGGGTATTCTTCTCGCTGGCCGAGCTGCTCGCCGTGCTTCCGACCGGCCATCCCGACTACGAGCGTCTTCTGCAGTTCTACCGTGAGCTGGCGGAAGGGTACCGACGGGTGCAGGGCGTAAACGGGCTGTGGCACCAAGTGCTGACCGATCCCGAATCCTATGAGGAAGCGTCGTGCACCGCGATGTTCATCTATGGCATGGCCCGGGGCGTACGGCGAGGCTGGCTTCGGTCGACCCAGCTCTACGCGCAGGCAGCCGTCTCGGGGTGGGAGGGCCTGACCGCCCGGGCGATTGACGGCAAAGGCAATGTATTCGGCGTATGCAAGGGGAGCAGCTGGTCCACCTCCCACTCGTATTACAAGCACGACCTGTCGTGGAATGTGAACGACACGCACGGCATCGGCATTGTGCTTCTGGCCGGCGTCGAGCTCCTTCAACTGATGCGTCATACAGCACGGGAACTGGAAGACGACCCACAGCTGAAGACATCGGCGGCTCCCGGTGCCCATGGTACGTAA